One window of the Posidoniimonas polymericola genome contains the following:
- a CDS encoding BMC domain-containing protein → MAKVVEALGMIETKGFVPLVEATDAMLKAANVTFLSWDKVGAGLGAVFVTGDVAAVKAATDAGATAAGRIGEVISVQVIPRPHEDVETVFRKAAPPRKS, encoded by the coding sequence ATGGCGAAAGTAGTCGAGGCGCTCGGCATGATCGAGACCAAGGGCTTCGTGCCGCTGGTCGAGGCGACCGACGCGATGCTGAAGGCGGCGAACGTGACGTTCCTGTCTTGGGACAAGGTGGGCGCGGGCCTCGGGGCCGTGTTCGTCACGGGCGACGTCGCCGCGGTGAAGGCGGCCACCGACGCTGGGGCGACCGCCGCCGGCCGGATCGGCGAGGTGATTAGCGTCCAGGTGATCCCGCGTCCGCACGAGGACGTCGAGACGGTGTTCAGGAAGGCCGCGCCGCCGCGCAAGAGCTAA
- a CDS encoding BMC domain-containing protein, whose amino-acid sequence MQQAIGLVETKGLVPLVEATDAMAKAANVKVEKRVDLGGGFVTSVVSGDVGSVRAAVEAGAAAASQVGELIASHIIARPSDGVMDAYFK is encoded by the coding sequence ATGCAACAGGCAATCGGACTAGTAGAGACCAAGGGCCTTGTACCGTTGGTTGAAGCGACCGACGCGATGGCCAAGGCGGCCAACGTGAAGGTCGAGAAGCGCGTCGACTTGGGCGGCGGCTTCGTCACCAGCGTGGTGAGCGGCGACGTCGGCAGCGTCCGCGCAGCGGTCGAGGCAGGCGCCGCAGCGGCGAGCCAGGTTGGCGAGTTAATCGCAAGCCACATCATCGCCCGCCCGTCGGACGGCGTGATGGACGCGTACTTCAAGTAG
- a CDS encoding PEP-CTERM sorting domain-containing protein (PEP-CTERM proteins occur, often in large numbers, in the proteomes of bacteria that also encode an exosortase, a predicted intramembrane cysteine proteinase. The presence of a PEP-CTERM domain at a protein's C-terminus predicts cleavage within the sorting domain, followed by covalent anchoring to some some component of the (usually Gram-negative) cell surface. Many PEP-CTERM proteins exhibit an unusual sequence composition that includes large numbers of potential glycosylation sites. Expression of one such protein has been shown restore the ability of a bacterium to form floc, a type of biofilm.), with the protein MRLTLIIVTVLAAFVAAGPAAAEVGYLLPELNVPISNANPVSGSFDVRLAVSGAEVGLPASAFAVELSVGSSDVTLGDATGPANPLFTGGTLLNFSDSSQAVQAAQDLYSSNPGSAPLVDGKGLLSVPFSIATPTVGEYSLSFGGLNELADDAGAAYALNVSDVGSISVFLSGDFNRDGSVDAADYTVWRDSQGDPVAAYAAADGDGDGLIDDDDLLVWKGQYGASIPSLGAATAAPEAASLALVGLGGWWVAGRRKRRRGCF; encoded by the coding sequence ATGCGTTTGACATTGATAATCGTGACCGTGCTCGCCGCCTTTGTTGCGGCGGGCCCAGCCGCCGCCGAGGTCGGATACCTGCTCCCGGAACTCAACGTTCCGATAAGCAACGCCAACCCGGTATCGGGTTCATTCGACGTGCGTCTGGCGGTCTCGGGGGCGGAGGTGGGGCTTCCCGCCAGCGCGTTCGCCGTGGAACTTTCAGTTGGCTCATCCGACGTGACGCTCGGCGACGCGACAGGCCCGGCGAACCCGCTATTCACCGGCGGCACGCTGCTCAACTTCTCGGACAGCAGCCAGGCGGTCCAGGCGGCCCAGGACCTATACAGCTCGAACCCCGGATCCGCCCCACTGGTAGACGGGAAGGGCTTGCTGTCCGTGCCATTCTCGATTGCGACACCGACCGTGGGCGAATACTCGCTCTCGTTCGGCGGGCTCAACGAACTCGCGGATGATGCGGGCGCCGCCTACGCGCTGAACGTGTCCGATGTCGGTTCGATCTCGGTGTTCCTGAGCGGCGACTTCAACCGCGACGGCAGCGTTGACGCGGCCGACTACACTGTCTGGCGGGACTCGCAGGGAGACCCTGTGGCGGCCTACGCGGCCGCTGACGGCGATGGCGATGGCCTGATCGACGACGACGACCTCTTGGTGTGGAAAGGGCAGTACGGCGCGTCGATTCCCTCGCTGGGGGCGGCCACGGCCGCTCCGGAGGCGGCCAGCCTTGCTCTAGTCGGCCTCGGTGGCTGGTGGGTGGCAGGCCGGCGTAAGCGTCGGCGCGGCTGCTTTTGA
- the pduL gene encoding phosphate propanoyltransferase → MTSNAVLQRSDVERIVREIVRRQFSIADLGQQTTASRAAAHSELVVSVSARHVHLTDEHVETLFGPGSTLTPGKDLYQDGFYAAEETVMVVGPRRRMLPNVRVLGPTRSFSQVELAFTDGISLGIDLPVRASGKIEGTPGCVLVGPAGVVELAEGVIRAERHVHMNHRDAERLGVKSGDRIDLEVESSSGVLFKDLLVRADATSKLEVHIDTDEGNAADLDHATGVRLVKQEGCKCQAG, encoded by the coding sequence ATGACCAGCAACGCCGTACTCCAACGCAGCGACGTCGAGCGGATCGTCCGCGAGATTGTGCGACGCCAGTTCTCGATCGCCGACCTGGGACAGCAGACCACAGCGAGCCGCGCGGCGGCGCACTCGGAGCTGGTGGTGAGCGTCTCGGCGCGGCATGTCCACCTGACCGACGAGCACGTCGAGACGCTGTTCGGTCCGGGGAGCACGCTCACGCCGGGCAAGGACCTCTACCAGGACGGCTTCTACGCCGCCGAGGAGACGGTAATGGTGGTCGGCCCGCGGAGGCGGATGCTGCCGAACGTGAGGGTGCTCGGCCCGACGCGGTCGTTCAGCCAGGTCGAACTGGCGTTCACCGATGGGATCTCGCTGGGGATCGACCTGCCGGTCCGCGCGAGCGGCAAGATCGAGGGGACGCCCGGCTGCGTGCTGGTGGGCCCGGCCGGCGTGGTCGAGCTCGCCGAGGGCGTGATCCGCGCCGAGCGCCACGTGCACATGAACCACCGGGACGCCGAGCGGCTAGGGGTCAAGAGCGGGGACCGCATCGACCTCGAGGTCGAGTCGTCCAGCGGGGTGTTGTTCAAGGACCTGCTGGTGCGGGCCGACGCCACCAGCAAGCTCGAGGTGCACATCGACACCGACGAGGGTAACGCGGCCGACCTCGACCACGCGACCGGCGTTCGGCTGGTCAAGCAGGAGGGCTGTAAGTGCCAGGCGGGGTGA
- a CDS encoding DeoR/GlpR family DNA-binding transcription regulator codes for MSVVTERRKRLLELVRRDGFASLPALAERLEVSESTVRRDLMHLERDGLTRRTHGGAFYAGPSPHLSHFRNRQTAEWSKKRAIAHAAEALVPDTGVLLLDGGTTTYELARRLTSRPLQVVTNSLPVANLFSSRPEVDLILIGGYLKSTSGVLVGAYAEEMLGSLRVQTAVISAAGINETGLYNTNHMIASTQQAMIRAADEVILVADSTKLGRQSIAKVCGLDQIDHLVVDSQIDKKWFEPLRGASINLVVADDLPADDGAAEDGGAAIDPTPNHH; via the coding sequence GTGTCCGTGGTTACCGAACGCAGGAAGCGATTACTGGAGCTCGTCAGGCGGGACGGATTTGCCTCGTTGCCGGCCCTGGCGGAACGCCTGGAGGTCTCTGAGTCGACGGTCCGCCGCGACCTGATGCACCTGGAGCGGGATGGGCTGACGCGTCGGACTCACGGCGGAGCGTTTTACGCTGGGCCGTCGCCGCACTTGTCGCACTTCCGCAACCGGCAGACGGCCGAGTGGAGCAAGAAGCGTGCGATTGCCCACGCGGCTGAGGCCCTGGTGCCCGACACCGGCGTGCTGCTGCTCGACGGGGGGACAACTACCTACGAACTCGCCCGACGGCTAACTAGTCGACCGCTGCAGGTCGTCACGAATTCGCTGCCGGTCGCCAACCTGTTCAGCTCCCGCCCGGAGGTCGACCTGATCCTGATCGGCGGGTACCTGAAGAGCACCTCCGGGGTGCTGGTCGGCGCCTACGCGGAAGAGATGCTCGGCTCCTTGCGGGTCCAGACGGCGGTTATCAGCGCCGCGGGCATTAACGAGACCGGGCTGTACAACACGAACCACATGATCGCGTCCACTCAGCAAGCCATGATCCGGGCGGCCGACGAGGTGATCTTGGTCGCCGACAGCACCAAGTTGGGGCGCCAGAGCATCGCCAAGGTCTGCGGCCTCGACCAGATCGACCACTTGGTTGTCGACAGCCAGATTGACAAGAAGTGGTTTGAGCCGCTTCGCGGCGCCTCGATCAACTTGGTGGTGGCCGACGACCTCCCCGCCGACGACGGCGCGGCGGAGGACGGAGGCGCCGCGATCGACCCCACACCCAATCATCACTAG